Within Vicia villosa cultivar HV-30 ecotype Madison, WI linkage group LG1, Vvil1.0, whole genome shotgun sequence, the genomic segment GAGATTAATGGATAACTAGGCTTCACAACCTTTTTGCTAGCTCGACTCAGTAGTAAATTTATATTGTTTTCAGAATTTCAATCAGCCTCGACCGCAAATTCCACCGGTCAATCAACCAATGCCTCCACCACAGAAACCTATTCAATCATCTCAGGAGTTTCCGCCTTCACACCAGTTATATCCTCAAGCTCCGAGGCCCTATCCACAAACATCGACACTTCCATCCCTCAGGCAACATGGTCAGCCACAACCTCTGTCTGCTGGTCCGCAGGGACTGGGCATTAATGCACAGTTTTCAGTTCCTCAACCTCAAGCTCAGCAGAGTGTTTTGTCTGCTACGTTTCCTCAGACCTCCCTTGATACTAGCGTCCAATCTAACTCAGCATTGACTACCCCAAGTAGACAGCAAATTCCTCCCTCTATGCAGCAGCAGCAGCAGCCCCTTCAACCTCTTCAATCACTTCAGCAATCCCCTTCTCAGTTAGCCCAGTTGGCGTCACAGCAAACACAGACTTTACAAGCAAGCTTTCATTCATCTCAGCAGGCCTTCTCCCAGCTTCAACAACAATTACAGATGATCCAGCCATCCAGTCAAGCATTGACATTGCAGCATCATTCAGAAGCTACTAAAACACAGGTATTTTTGGTTAAAATCTCTGCCTTAAATTTCTTTAACCTGGATTCTCATTTGGTCAACATCTCACCAGGTATTAGATTTCACAGGTTGTACATCGGTTTTATTGCCAAATGTTTTTTGGTTAGACTGATCTGTAGTTTATTTTGAATCAGTTATACTGCAAAAAGTTTCTTAATAGTTGCATTCTTCACATGTGTTGTACTCTTTGAAATGATTTTTCTCTTGGAGGACTTTGATTGATCGGTGTCTTACCTTATTGTATGTAGATATCTGATCTGTTTGAAGTAATTGATTAATTTCTAGTGTTGTTAAGTTATATTATAATTTAGGCCAGAAACATCCTCGGGGTCCTTTAAGTTTTTCCATTTGTCACAAACCAgtgttttaagttttttttgttacaaattGGTCATTTAAATCATAAAATCCCAAATAGAAGGTGCTTATGTGATTAGCaattcctttttttaatttagttattCTTAGTAATAAAAATCCCAAATAAAAAAcattagggttcttcatcatctttgtcaACCTTCAAGATCTTCATCAAATTAAGAATAAAAATCCCTAATTCCTTAATCATCAGTCATCATCTTCATTTATATCATCAAAAAAGAAACCTCTAAAATCTCAAATTAAAATTCTTTAGAGTTCTTTAAAGAACAAAAATTACAACCCAAAAATTGAGTTTGAACAAAAAGGAAATTCTGGATTTGTTAATTTGTTAGGGGTAACAGTGCAAGTGTTTATTGATTTAAAAGACCAATTCGATGCAAAAAACTGTTACAAACTTATAGCTCTAGAGTGTGTTTAGCCAGTTATTCACGtgttaaggtttttttttttttttttaaattcttgcAGTCTCAATGGGGCGGGCCTGTATCACATGCAGCTACAGGCACTCATGTGGCTGCACCTGCTGCAGCTGCTCCTTCATCAACAGCTGCTACTTCTTCTGTACAAGCATTAAGCCAGAATACAACTGTTGCAAAATGTAATTGGACAGAGCATCTTTCTCCCGAGGGCTTCAAATACTACTACAATAGTGTGACTGGGGAAAGTCGGGTAAGAATTTACTTGAGTTGCCGTTAAGTTATGtaagttattttatattatatttgtgGAACTAATTTTTGCTGAATTGAACCTATAGTGGGAGAAACCCGAAGAGTTGACATTGTTTGAACAGCAAAAGCAACAGCACAGCCAGTCTGTTCAGCAGTCTCAAATTCGGTCACAGTCTTCAATACCACCCACCCAACAAATTGTACAAAACCAACAGGTTCAGCCACAAAGTCATTTCCGAGAACAAGCTCTCCACCATCAACAAATACAGCAACCTTCCTCTGTAAGCATCTCTGATATTCCTTCATTTGGCATTGAAAGGTGATTACGGCACTGATTTTGCTTTTCCAATTCTAGTTCCAGgcatttggagttacaggtcatcAAAATGTTCAGGTAATGCTATATCTTTGTCAACATTTGTTTAATAACAATAGAAGGGATGTCTGATATACCTCACAGTCTATACATGTAGCCACTGTTCTTCTCTGACCTGTTAATTTTAAATGGCTTCTATTTGGTGTATAATTGAAAGTTGTTTGGCTTTTTAGGAACCTGGTTATAAACAGTTACAGACATCATTTGTTTCTGCTGGTGCTCCTGGACGATATTCACAGGTATAATGTTTACCCTTTTCAccttccttttattttatgatgCCTTTTTGTCAAATCATAATTCCTTAATCCATTTCAGGGTATTAATACTACGCAAGAGGTGATGTGGAAAAACAGACCTGCAGGTTCCAGTCCTTGCACAAACTCATCTACCCACAGTTTGAACACATGCACACATAAAAACACATACTAAATGGGCGTTAGTTTTTTAACGTCATCTTACTAAATCATTTTGTTGTCATTTGAAAGGGGGGCGAATATTGTTCATTAAGTGGGAATGTGGGGTTATGAGTGTTTgcatttttatcatttccaaGAGTTTGGTAGGGACAACAATAGTATGCTATCATGTGCCTTTAGGGCGCATATTATCACTTTccctttttatttataatatcaaTGTTGACGTATCTTGTATCTTTTTAACCCCAGGAGTTTGAATTTCTACGAGTTAAGGCATGAGGCAAGGCATGAGGCGGCATATATGGATGATGCAGCTTTTAAATGGCTGTGTAAGAGAATCTCAAATCTGTTGCTTAAAGAAGGTAGAGGACCACCCACCTTACCTTCATTTTGACCCAAAGTGACATGTAAACTGTATATTATTCATAAATTTCTACGGTCCTAGTAGTTGAGATTTCACTATCACCGCCTGGGTTCTGCAGTGAGGGCTGTGAAGGAAATGCTCTACCCAGATCCTCGTGTAACATAGGCTTTGcgttattaataaatattaacttaAGCCATTAATTTAGAGACAATCTATAAAGTTCATATGGTCCATATGTTCATAATGGCTCTTGCCTTTGATTATAACGATCTACTCAAACCTTGATTCAAGTaatcattaattaattactaCTACCTTTTCATCTTGCACACTTGGCATAATTTTTTCTAATGATTAAATAGCACACGGTCGTTTACATAGGGAATTATCACTTTATTAAATTAGTTAATAGTCCGGCAGTCCCGGCGAATCTGTCCGTTACTCTGCGCATCCGATCCCAAGCTTCCCATTCTTATCATAGAaatcttgaagtcttcaaagaaAGCATACGGGTTCTCTACGTAGGTTTCAACAATCTCCCGTGTCTGATCATTCCCACTCACTAGAGTCTGGTCTGATGGAAGAAGTCCTTCCCCAGAGAGAAGATTAACATAATATTGGTTATCAAATGTAGCTGGTGTGGTCAGGTCCAGATGTGCAATTTGGTTGCTATTACCTTGTCCTGAGCACAACTGTTGCAACGATGCGACAAATTCCATATCAACATATGGACCATCTGAGATGCTGTTGCTTTGTAAGCGAGAACTAAATGTCGAGCACCGGGCTTTTCCTATTGTGTGCGCACCTGAAAATAAGAATCAATGCAAATCTTGATTTTCAATAACTTGGATTATATGTGCATATGTTAACATGGAAACAAATAGCAATCTATTAGCTGCTTAACCTGAGAGTGCAACCATGTCTTGAAGTGTAAGGCCAACGTTTTCAAACTTGGACACAAGTACATCAACGGTTGAGTTTGGGCCTGGAATGTTATTATTTGCACCTACCTTGCTAGCGGTTATACTATCCTTTCTTCCCATTTGCACCTCCCAAGTTGGTCCTCCCGACTATAATAGCACAGTAGTTCATCATGCATGATTTTAGTCAGAATAATCAAATAGAATGAAAAAGGATTGTAATCCAAAGGAGCAATGACAAACCAGAAGAACCGAATCTCTAGCAGCAGTTGCTAGTATGTCAGCACAAGAAACAGTTTGTGGACAAACTAGTTCTAGTTCAGATTTGATTTCATTGATCACTTCAAATCCTCTAAGTGAATTCAAGTTTGGAGCTGCAGTTTTCTCACCAACAAAGTCTTGTGTGTCATCCAGCAACACTGAAGCATCACAACCctgaaaaaactaaaattatattGACACAAttcatgaaaattaaaaaaaaacagtatGTGGCGGTAAAGAAAGAAAGACTTGCATTGACAAAGCAATCATGGAAATGAAGCCTTAGCAACGAAGCTGCCATTCTTGGGTCACTAGAGACAGCTTGTTCAACCCAAGAAAAGATTATGGCCTCTGCTTGAGGGCAAGAATATTGGTATATGTTAGTCTCTAATGGACATCCAGTATTAATATCACCACCATAAGCTTCATTCACTGTGGTTGCAAACACTGAAGTGAGGTTGAGTATCATTACACACAATAATGTTACCAACTGCATGGCCATGTTTTGGGACATTAATGTTAAGGGATGTTTGTTGAATTGGCATGCTATGCACTGTTCTATATATAGCATAGGAAGTTAGTGGTACATTGTTTAGTGATAAAAAGAGGCTAACTGACTCATGGAAGAAAAATTGATGAAGTGAAATGGTAAAAAGACATAGTCAAGGTTAAGAAGTGGTTGTAGGAAGTAGTTTGTGATGACCACCAAATGCCATGTGCCTTTGCGTTCCTTTTTCATCAGCTATATCTTGGTATCAAAGTATCAGTGTTTAGCTACAAGTACATGAAGACTATGTCCAAAATTTTGAAAAGCAAATATCTACTACTGCCTCTAAATTGTTGGCAAGATTACGTTAGTtgaattgaaactttttcttggacgGGTTCCTTGAACTTCCGGAgtgttaaattaaaatagatCATGAATATCACCTTTAGAAtcaatttctattaaaaatatcaaTGAAGGAAATTCACGGTTATCCATATTGCATCCAACTTTAGATAAATTGATAGGCGAACCAGACATAAAATTTACGTGCATTTTATTTGGGCAACTATTATCATATTCTCTTTCATCTTCTTTTTATTCAAGTTATGGCAACATTGATCTTCAATACAAGATATCACAAACAAAATGTACTTCACAAGTTATGGATGTCGATGCCTAGTATTTAGCTTCAGATAAATGTCTTAACAAGATAGTTtacttttaaaattatatttgaccATATAATTGTCACTACAAAAGACCCAACTTGAGTTGCTAAACGCCCCTCACCTAATTGAGCCATTGGTTTGTCACTAAGTAAACATAAAACATGCATCAACTTGCAATGTCATCACATACTTGCATTTATACAATTGAGAAAGGAGATAAACGAGTATGAACTGTTTAAGTctacttaaaaaaaaatagagtGGAGATGACAGACGTTTGAAACCTTGGCTCTACTCGCTAAAACATGTTAAACATTCGGACCTGACATTTTAGGCTATTTCTTCACCCTTAAAATGCATTGTAAGGGAATTTCTTAATGCACCCTAGACTTCTCTAGCGTCTTGCGTGATAATACATTAATGGCCACAGGttttagagatgcatctctggacgCACCAAATGTATATTGATGAgtgttttgtttcaaagatgtCTATTCGTAAATCTTTTGGAGATGTACTTTCAAAGTGTTATGAAGCAAAAACAACTTATTATAAATCTTAATCTTCATGGTTCCATCTACCATAACTTGTATTATTCATACAATCAAGGTATCCAACGAAGACACATTCAAGGTACCAAAACTTGATATGCACAAAAATAGATACTCTACAAACCTTCAAAGTTGTTTATTCTTTCAGTTTCTCCCTCTAAATATTCATAGATGTCTTGAAGTCTTTTCTTATTGGTAATGATTAAGTAAGCTATAATACTCTCAACTTCTCCCTAGAAAAAATTAGTTGGTCAAGCAATAATAAGTTCGCTGGTAGTTTTTTCAAGGGAGTAGGTACTGAATCGAGTATATGTCTCAATGTTGATGATGTTTGGAATGGGAATGAATGCCAAGGTCGTAAAAGTAAGATACTTGGTGGTGAATAACCCTTCCTCATATAATATTTATCGATTAAACGACCTTCAATGACTAGGGAGTCGTTATCTCAACCTTCAACCTAAGATTGTAACACCCTTGGACAAATGACAAGTAGGTGATTATGAAGTAGCAAGAAAGTATTATCGGGATATATTAAGGCTAAAATAAGAGGGGAGACGACTCCGTCGCACAATACCCACATGACTAACTATGTTGATTTAGACATTTGAATTGATTATTTGAAAGACAGGTTTACATCAATGAAAGAATTAAAAAGCGATAAATATAGGTACTCAAAATCATAAAACTGCCCATATAAGGCCGTCATTGACTAAAGAGGAAGATAATGACATTATCCAACTACTTTATAAGAATATAGACCAATTCGCATGTGCACCCGTCCAATATGTCCTAAATAGATCCTGATATAGTATGTTATCTTCTCAAAATCAAGCACGAGTTTAAGCACGTCACCCAGAGGAagtgttgtaacacccttctaaaaccccacggaataataaataaaattcagagtataacatgaaaagggtattacaacttcaaaatatttaaaacattaagccatgtcatgccttatgaggaacttcaaaacacattattcagtaatcatgttaacacagcggaaaatacttcaaaactgaataacataaaacatcggtattcaacatcaagaatttaccgatttaaaacaaacaaaacatcatTCTAACATAAGAAATAATCCCTCAAACAATACTAAAAtaaacgtcccccagtgttacaagaccagagcatgacccgacacaaccgactaaacgaagtaactctacgagttatcctcaccaagcacaagccgctactccttaatctgaaaaatgtcaacagtaagggtgagacatatcacaattaaactatattataagttcataacgaCAAAACATCATAAGCAGATTATTCGCCCAACTGCAACATATTTAGATTATTATTAGATTATCCATCAATAGTTACGAAAAATACAACCGATTACATCACCATAACATAACACTGgaaatcttccaatcatgttataacaacacaAATACACATGCAACGACTTTATGCATACAATTATTATTCACCCGATCATCATATGTATTTCAGATACACAACAGTTAATCAAACACACAACCATTCATATCAAACACAtataaattataacattggacaacttccattcatgttataattatacacaacaacctaatgcaatgcaactaaatgcacgtggtaccaaacatgggataacccatctcaccgatccaccaccataaagattcggctacttctctcactaattccacacaatgggaattagctaccgctgtcccaccaccataagggatacagcccacaacatgattatgaaatacatgcatcaaccataacatgcacatcatcaacatccaccaacgattcataatcattcatccaTAACACACAAAGCATACTCATATCCCAATCATTGGATAttcaccacaacataatacatttaacacagAAACATATTATCACCACAGCAATCACATAGCCTctatcaatcacaaatgacatattgcatacaagacaatcaatgtcatcctcaacaaccaccaaaaacaacatctacattttataacttaagcctcatgtatacatacaattaccaaaaacatatgcaattaagaattatctATGCGATTCTGATATTTACGCACATCACCATAATttaacatattgaattatccaccatttGTACAATATGCATTTATCACataataatcacaacaatgcatagaatttaccattcatcaattccatgtatcacaattagcacatagtccacaacaccaatacatattgttcttaaataacattattccatgacatacacatatacaataacatgtcattttcacaaccacataataattaaatcatctagTGCTAATCAATTTACTTTCATCAAAAAGAGCATTTTGTTAGCTtcgtaacgcttcgaacggcacccaaaacggacttacggatcaacagttatgaatttttaaagttttgaaaaaaatgccAACACAgcgatgtaacgggttacatcattcatgtaaccgattacatcaGTTCCAGTAGTGAAAATACCCCATTTTTCTTCGATGTAATcggttacctcaaccatgtaaccggttacatcaccccaaaattcccaaaacgttgcgtttttcatcatttttcacataggtaaccggttacctcaaccatgtaaccggttacatcactgaagaAGTGTTAAAATCTATATTTTTCTTCTGTTATGGGATTCATCCTTCAAACCCCCAAAAACCCATCTTTTACACACAAGAAAATCATTATAAGTCCTAATTCTTCAAGTTCAATACCAGCATTATATAATTACTTAAATACACACATCAATACTATCCATTGTACATAAATCATACATCATTCACGTCATCACAAATACATCCAATTTGCCCTATAGattccaaaaccccaaaatctaACACACATCCAATTGAGATACAAAACCTACataatcaatcctatcatcattaaactgataatataggctaaatggattagtcaccccttaccttagccaagaaccttgaattcttctcttcctcctcttctcccctttcacgttccttctcttttcctcttttgcttctccttttttccttattttcacaatttctctattttataaaaaaataggataattagttagtaaggcctctccattggcacctccccttttactaactacgtcacggcccaataacaataattcccataattcttccaaaaattcaatttttaattactaaataattaaataatttccaaataattaatttaacttaataaaattaatttatgaaattacggggtgttacaactctcccccactaaaagagttttcgtcctcgaaaacacacttaaagtgaaaagttccggatagagtccttcatctgactctccagttcccatgtaacatttccatcagtTGATCCTctaaaatccatctgacataaccaacaggaagcacatctcatgcattcaatctcagctcttacgtcgcatttgactacccaaaggtgtactactcgttatacctccaaaaggttaacaacaatagaacattgaggtacaacccatacaatacgcccaataactgaataatataattactcaaccatggtatgatcacattgatcaacactgcagtaatgcattccatctaccaacataccaaccttagacatactttttcatttgaacgatgaaataatacttacacttttcaccaactgcttctttcaagaaaactcaataatcGTATTCTTCATACTATTGGAtttcaattatctgactcctctcaagtcacaccagtaattatctaaCACGTTACACTccacttttgctgcactattctgattcttcattacaaccatcattaccaattagatttttgagttatacccaactctggccctctttactcattcgttcaaaaatcattctttaccatccatggtactaatccaccactcgtcaatacttactcgcactcaaaaacaaattcctaatttacttcatctattaaacatttcaaccatcggaatgagtgcacatgagtagttataatcacactcatcagcctcaatataccattgcttacataatagctcaaactgaatcccACTCTTTAAGAAttaatcaacttcgtccttcatggagtataattcctcattatatctagaatctacaatatcaccttaacaacgacacaaaattattatagcatcgtaTAGTATCAACTCATTGTCTTAACTTTGctaaatacatactcgttaactacgtacaaccacaataacacgttcgtcatctcggaaattattcaaaagagttctaattcttcgatacgacatcattacctccacgagattctaaatccaacatataaatcaatacatattctctatgtaggcttccgacatattaattcctcacttcccacgagtagtactcataacactactccacatcacacttttgttgtgcgactctgattactcgtcttaagtcatttgcccatcatattgcactctttcatattcacttcttcataagttcacacaacatggtgagtgattattctcacggcttagtattcatcgctttctaaaccattaaggtaacaaaacaagtccatcccatctatatgattccgcctactatcaacaagatattaagggtgatcaagtcctcaatttgtcaatagacagccgacaaccatatgtaagcataaaccgtcgttactacataatagtgtccttttcgagtttgcactcaaactcattaacatcgtcatagttcaataattcactttgagtctttacaactcgcacacttccctcttattggatcttgtcgatgagacaccaacgtccaaacatttcacacaatccgcttcatagtcacttagcatcacatacttgttaagtacttccaaacttcataatcactaatatactcgtacattactattcatctcgttccaaatcaaaatcctcatcttagcaaaagaccgcgacaacattcataactcgtggttttactctaaattcCATGAAATCTTTAgcgtccaagtatcattccactcgaaatctccacaaagtcttcctcacatcaataggtgtcagaaattctctacaattcttcttttatacatgtcgttgctttggcatcataaatacgacttcaaccgttctaaagtttatttcacctttactactccTTCACTCCTCACTAGAATCCATcgacactcaaatcatctttatgaccgaacatctcatcaacttattcatcaacaacatgttctactcggctctgtttcaaacaatcgcggtagtaggcattcctattcaacaatcttcacgcttccttaaccaacTTTGgaattgtgagattttggatcgaactctagtatggccgaagggtagcttcttggttcgacagggttaagcatgaagtcgaaggttgttcacatgcttgtgtcaaagatgctagggttgttagcatgttaaattaggttttagtgtttaaaccctaatttgttaagttagcttgtttattaagttgacttgtgtaatgggccttgtggaaaaagcccattagttagtatgttaggttttattataaatagcatactagtctctcatcattgctaagctgcaaatcctaatttagggtgagagaggttatttgttattcttgtaaacttgtaatcttgttttaagagaaagtaaaagaatagcagttataaccaattcttgtgttcttattctcttccctaattccctattatactttgttattggtatcgtttttcacaacaaattggtgcggtgagcgtggagaagatgccgtcaacaaagtatgagattgaaaagttcaccggagtgaatgatttcggtctgtggcgcttgaagatgaaagccctactggttcagcagggttgtttggaagcgttgaagggagaggcagccatgaatgctg encodes:
- the LOC131630740 gene encoding flowering time control protein FCA isoform X2, with the translated sequence MNYNRRSPGGFRSVPAPPQRWSPGRVGAFRPPGAGEGFRPVGGEGAGDFGFNNHQQLPMSGQKRGFPFSGRGALPDHFDGGNFAKLFVGSVPRTATEEDIRPLFEEHGNVIEVALIKDRKTGQHQGCCFIKYATSEEADQAIRALHNQYTLPGGLGPIQVRYADGERERLGAVEYKLFVGSLNKQALVEEVEEVFSKYGRVEDVYLMRDDKKQSRGCGFVKYSHRDMALAAINGLNGIYTMRGCDQPLIVRFADPKRPRQGDSRGPALGAAGFGPRLDAPGTRFPSNNSDPMGDRMPPPNAWRPTRPPNTGTSFNAGFHGMGPPLMPRSGDMTLPLSASGPMTGIGASIDVRFQAPSPSAMPQQNFNQPRPQIPPVNQPMPPPQKPIQSSQEFPPSHQLYPQAPRPYPQTSTLPSLRQHGQPQPLSAGPQGLGINAQFSVPQPQAQQSVLSATFPQTSLDTSVQSNSALTTPSRQQIPPSMQQQQQPLQPLQSLQQSPSQLAQLASQQTQTLQASFHSSQQAFSQLQQQLQMIQPSSQALTLQHHSEATKTQSQWGGPVSHAATGTHVAAPAAAAPSSTAATSSVQALSQNTTVAKCNWTEHLSPEGFKYYYNSVTGESRWEKPEELTLFEQQKQQHSQSVQQSQIRSQSSIPPTQQIVQNQQVQPQSHFREQALHHQQIQQPSSAFGVTGHQNVQEPGYKQLQTSFVSAGAPGRYSQGINTTQEVMWKNRPAGV
- the LOC131630740 gene encoding flowering time control protein FCA isoform X1 yields the protein MNYNRRSPGGFRSVPAPPQRWSPGRVGAFRPPGAGEGFRPVGGEGAGDFGFNNHQQLPMSGQKRGFPFSGRGALPDHFDGGNFAKLFVGSVPRTATEEDIRPLFEEHGNVIEVALIKDRKTGQHQGCCFIKYATSEEADQAIRALHNQYTLPGGLGPIQVRYADGERERLGAVEYKLFVGSLNKQALVEEVEEVFSKYGRVEDVYLMRDDKKQSRGCGFVKYSHRDMALAAINGLNGIYTMRGCDQPLIVRFADPKRPRQGDSRGPALGAAGFGPRLDAPGTRFPSNNSDPMGDRMPPPNAWRPTRPPNTGTSFNAGFHGMGPPLMPRSGDMTLPLSASGPMTGIGASIDVRFQAPSPSAMPQQNFNQPRPQIPPVNQPMPPPQKPIQSSQEFPPSHQLYPQAPRPYPQTSTLPSLRQHGQPQPLSAGPQGLGINAQFSVPQPQAQQSVLSATFPQTSLDTSVQSNSALTTPSRQQIPPSMQQQQQPLQPLQSLQQSPSQLAQLASQQTQTLQASFHSSQQAFSQLQQQLQMIQPSSQALTLQHHSEATKTQSQWGGPVSHAATGTHVAAPAAAAPSSTAATSSVQALSQNTTVAKCNWTEHLSPEGFKYYYNSVTGESRWEKPEELTLFEQQKQQHSQSVQQSQIRSQSSIPPTQQIVQNQQVQPQSHFREQALHHQQIQQPSSFQAFGVTGHQNVQEPGYKQLQTSFVSAGAPGRYSQGINTTQEVMWKNRPAGV
- the LOC131630752 gene encoding peroxidase 40, which codes for MLYIEQCIACQFNKHPLTLMSQNMAMQLVTLLCVMILNLTSVFATTVNEAYGGDINTGCPLETNIYQYSCPQAEAIIFSWVEQAVSSDPRMAASLLRLHFHDCFVNGCDASVLLDDTQDFVGEKTAAPNLNSLRGFEVINEIKSELELVCPQTVSCADILATAARDSVLLSGGPTWEVQMGRKDSITASKVGANNNIPGPNSTVDVLVSKFENVGLTLQDMVALSGAHTIGKARCSTFSSRLQSNSISDGPYVDMEFVASLQQLCSGQGNSNQIAHLDLTTPATFDNQYYVNLLSGEGLLPSDQTLVSGNDQTREIVETYVENPYAFFEDFKISMIRMGSLGSDAQSNGQIRRDCRTIN